TACGCAGCAGAACGATCTACTTTCGATGGATCCTTTCCAGAGAAAGCACCACCACCATGACGACCCATTCCACCGTAAGTATCTACGATGATCTTACGACCAGTAAGACCTGTATCACCATGTGGTCCACCGATCTCAAATTTACCTGTTGGGTTGATAAAATAACGAGTGTTCACAAGAAGTTCTTTCGGTATCATTTTTTTGATACATTCTTCAATCACTGCTTCTTCAATTTGTTTGTGAGTCACACCTGGTTTGTGTTGTGTGGAGATAACCACAGTGTCCACTTTTTTTGGTTTTCCATCTTCGTATTGGATGGTTACTTGTGATTTAGCATCGGGACGAAGCCAATCGATTTTGCCAGTATGACGAAGTTCAGATAAATGTTCTAAAAGTTTGTGTGAGTAATAGAGAGGAGCTGGCATTAGTTCTGGAGTTTCTGCAATCGCAAAACCAAACATAAGACCTTGGTCCCCTGCTCCTTGTTCTGTATGTAAACCTTCTCCTTCATTTACCCCTTGGGCAATGTCCGGAGACTGTGCGTGCACGTGAGATGCAACCACAGCAAAATCAGCATCGAAATACATATTGATATCGTTATAACCGATTTTACGGATCACATCACGAGCCACTTCTTGAGTGTCTACTTTTCCTTTACTGGTGATTTCACCTGCGATCACAACAAGGTTTGTCGTGACTAAAGTTTCGCAAGCAACGCGGGATTTTGGATCTTGGGCTAAATACGCATCGAGAATGGCATCAGAGATTTGGTCGCAGACTTTGTCCGGGTGTCCTTCAGATACGGACTCGGAAGTGAAAATATAGTTTTTAAGAGAGGACATATTTTTTACCTTACTTGGTTAAACTTTAGATTTTAGGCGGTACGTCAATAGAATTGTCGGAGGATTGTCCACGTACAAAAGATTCCAGGATTTCCGCATTTTTCCCCATGGCAATTTCCAATTTTTTGGCGTATTCATCGATTTGGCTCTCCGATAGCCCTTTCGGAACAAAGAATGGCTCCCCGTATTGGATGAAAAGTTTTGCACCAAATTTAGGGAAAAAATGCCTATCCCAACTTTTAAAAGTGTAAGCCCTATCATAACAAGAATGTAAATACAGGATGGGAAATCCAGTGAGTGATGCCGTAACAATGACACCAGGTTTCACTTCCCTTCTTGGGCCTTTCGGACCATCGACGGTAAAGATAGGAACTGCACCTTGTTTCATCTCTTTTAGGATATTACGAAATGCCCCAGTGCCCCCTCTTGTAGAAGAACCACGAACCGAACGAAGGTTGGAGCGAGCAAAGGTTTGGTGGATGATCTCTCCATCTTTCGATTGGGAAACAAGGGCCACCATATCTGCTTTTTTCTTTCGTTTCAAATACTGGGTGGCATGCCTATAAAGGGAAAGGGTGGTTTCATGAAAAACAGCAATGATATAACCAGAACCTTTTTCAATGACCTTGGCACTTCCTTCTGGAATGATGAATTTTTGGTTCCGAATAAATAGATACCAAACTCGAACAATAAAGTGAACCACCCAACTGAGGATGATGTATTTGGTTTTGGAATAGGGTTTTTGTTTGTTATCTGGAATCAAAAAGAATGGTCCTTACCGATCTCCCAAAGGAAATCGTTTTCATATACTTTCACTGTAGGGGCCGCACCTGGCTCCGGTTTGTCGTGTAACAAAGAATGAATCATAGATTTGGCAACATATTCTGCGGGAATCGGTTTGTATTTTTTGAGTCCTAATAGGCCAAAAGGAATGAGATTGCCTAGAAACTCCCCTACCTTCTCCCCTACTCTCACTTCTTCCCTTTCTCCAATCAGTAAGGAGGGCCGAAAGATTCCTAAAAAGGGAAATTCTAACTTACGAAGTTCCGTTTCTATTTCCCCTTTCACTCGGTTATAAAATATAGAAGAGTTAGCATCTGATCCCATAGCGGTAATGATATAAAAACCAGAAATCTTTTTTGTTTTTGCTTGTTTTGCTGCGAGCAATGGATATTCGTAATCAATCTCTTTGAACTTTTCTTGGCTACCTGCTTTGTTAATGGTTGTACCCAAACAACAAAAAACTGCATCGATCCCATCGGGAATGGAAACCTTTCCTGATTGAAAGTCCTCCCACCTTACTTGCACCACTTCAATGGGAACATTGGGATTAGAGGCGGATTGCGAGTTTCTCGCCCAAACAATTACCTTTTTAATTTGGGGATAAAAAACAAGAGAGAGTAACACTTGTTTACCGATAAGACCGGTTCCACCAAGGAGTAATATTTTCATTTGATCTCCAAACTACGTGCAAGCATAGAATCCGTAAGATTAAGTCTTTCTTGGAATTGGATTCCCGCAATATAATAAATTACATTTTTAATTTTAGAAGTTTGGGTCCACATCACGGTTCCTTCAAAGAACATCCGTTTGGTGCCTTTGGCCCAAACAATACTTCCCAAAACCTGGGACTCAATTTCATCGCTGAGTAAGTCATCCTCACCCAAAAAACAAAGGCCTTCTTCTGAAATATTCCCTAACTTTCCGAAGAGTGTGATCC
The sequence above is drawn from the Leptospira sp. WS4.C2 genome and encodes:
- the metK gene encoding methionine adenosyltransferase, whose translation is MSSLKNYIFTSESVSEGHPDKVCDQISDAILDAYLAQDPKSRVACETLVTTNLVVIAGEITSKGKVDTQEVARDVIRKIGYNDINMYFDADFAVVASHVHAQSPDIAQGVNEGEGLHTEQGAGDQGLMFGFAIAETPELMPAPLYYSHKLLEHLSELRHTGKIDWLRPDAKSQVTIQYEDGKPKKVDTVVISTQHKPGVTHKQIEEAVIEECIKKMIPKELLVNTRYFINPTGKFEIGGPHGDTGLTGRKIIVDTYGGMGRHGGGAFSGKDPSKVDRSAAYIGRYIAKNVVAAGLAHKCEVQLAYAIGVAEPVSVLVDTFGTGTIADEEISKRVLANFKLTPKGIVDGLDLLGKGRKYQETAAYGHFGRTGNTFTWEKTDKAEALKKG
- a CDS encoding lysophospholipid acyltransferase family protein — encoded protein: MIPDNKQKPYSKTKYIILSWVVHFIVRVWYLFIRNQKFIIPEGSAKVIEKGSGYIIAVFHETTLSLYRHATQYLKRKKKADMVALVSQSKDGEIIHQTFARSNLRSVRGSSTRGGTGAFRNILKEMKQGAVPIFTVDGPKGPRREVKPGVIVTASLTGFPILYLHSCYDRAYTFKSWDRHFFPKFGAKLFIQYGEPFFVPKGLSESQIDEYAKKLEIAMGKNAEILESFVRGQSSDNSIDVPPKI
- a CDS encoding NAD-dependent epimerase/dehydratase family protein, which codes for MKILLLGGTGLIGKQVLLSLVFYPQIKKVIVWARNSQSASNPNVPIEVVQVRWEDFQSGKVSIPDGIDAVFCCLGTTINKAGSQEKFKEIDYEYPLLAAKQAKTKKISGFYIITAMGSDANSSIFYNRVKGEIETELRKLEFPFLGIFRPSLLIGEREEVRVGEKVGEFLGNLIPFGLLGLKKYKPIPAEYVAKSMIHSLLHDKPEPGAAPTVKVYENDFLWEIGKDHSF
- a CDS encoding PilZ domain-containing protein, with the protein product MYLVAMESERRLPRISPGDFSEFEVQLDLEGITLFGKLGNISEEGLCFLGEDDLLSDEIESQVLGSIVWAKGTKRMFFEGTVMWTQTSKIKNVIYYIAGIQFQERLNLTDSMLARSLEIK